CTTGCACCCCAATCACCACACAATTGCGACCCatatgacatcctcagggccgcacaggtagtatatatagtgtgtggatgcggcccaaataacacatagagagctacatatgcggcccacaatggaaagtaggctgagaaccactgatctatggaGAAGCAAAACCAAGTCAGACTGAAGGTTTGCCTATCATCACCCTATTAAAGAAGACAAACCTGATTCTAGGCTCAAACCATTTTCAGGCACAGAATGCTTGGTTATGAGGTTCttcaaaggaaacaaagaaatggACAGATAGTTTTGGATTCTGAATGTCTGATGTGCTGGGGCCTACATGCTCCAAATCTACTGTGATTCTTGAATAGGCCCCAACAAATAATCAACAGTAACGTTGGTACAGTGAAGAGCAACTCTGTCTATGGGAGCTGAGGGAGCTTAACGCCTCAGAGCATGAATAGTTTTCTTCAATAAAAATATGTGGcttataaaaggaaaaacattttatattctgGGCTATGCAGTCAGCATAAATCCTGCTTGTAATGGCTGGTGCTTACTGGAGGCATCACCTAGTGGATAGGCGGTCAGACCTTTAATTGCCACATCTCTACTTTCCATGTCTGGTGTCAGTCTGTCTTCTATTTATGGGCTGGAATTGACCCTGGAGTCACAACAATATGATTATATAGATTGGTATTTAATATGGCCCTGCCTCAGTAATTTGCACCGAGGCCTACTCATCTTTAATGTGGCCTATTCAATGATCTGCTCTGAGGCAGATACACATTTTTGAGGAAGACTTGTTCCTTAGCTGGAGCAATTGTCATGTCTAGAATGTGTTTTTCAGTCTGTCTTTTGCTTCAGTCCTTGTTTTATAATTCCACATTGtgaatgcaaattttaaaaatgtgttaattaaaaaatagaatattttcaAATACTACACAGAAAGAATGATCGAATATAATCCTGGATCTCAAAAGTCCTCCTGTTTTTGCCCAAATCTCCAAAGAATAGACTCTAAGAGATTTTTCCAGTAATCGATGCACACATTGACCCAGGGAATAGACTCAAAAGCTATAGTTTTATTCAGTTTAACATAGTATGTTTACTTTCCCCCAAAACTTAATTGATTGCTTTGATGTACTTTTAAACCATAATACAATATGACTTAACAGTAAATACAGCCATATCGACCTGTTTAAAACAGTTTATGCTTCAAAGTAAAAATAGTTTGACCAGAATCATTACAGCTTTTCTCAAAAGTGATTGTACTGGTGCTTTCTGAAGGAAGTTATGTTTGGAAATGAGAACTGAGAGGATACAGTACAAGATGAATAGCGCTGAGACCAAAGTGGTTCCATCTGTAGTAAAAATGTGTGGAAAAGGTAAAGATTTGCAGAATTCTACTGCAAAAGTGGGATGTACAAGTTAACAATTATCAGGACATTAAGTCACAAGAAAAATCTATATAACAAGATTCCAAGAATGTCACTCAGTGTGTcgctctgaaacctgttatgtCTATCAAGTCAGTGTGAAATGATGGAAGCAGCTACAAGCATTTTTTTTCacaatatcaccaggttcaatcatcaccaGGATTCATGGTCTGTTAGCATCAAATTTtcaagttctcagccattttgacttaaAAATTACACCCTTATGGTGTCCAGCTACAGTTAGGCATGAATCTATGACATGCCAAGAGTcttagaccattgtgatatcagagataactcaaccaatcaccacccttccTCTACagttaatttgcatgcaacagtttcattggttgtatgagggagactgcacagatggtggattacaTGGTCCAAAAGCCACACCTGTGTGTCCAACTGCCATGCGCACAATCCAACACAAATCTACCTACACAACCTTCTGCCAGACACAAATCAATGCACTCATTCACACAACACAACCAGCATACACAGTAATTCCAAACACACATAGCCCCTCACTGCAGCACATACCCCTCATTTGCCACCTGCACAAATCTACACAACTTTCCCTGCACAGCAACATAATCAgcacacacaataaccccaaacatcactctgaagcctaaaatgtGTTTTGGGTCAGTGTGAAGCTATGGAAAGAACTACACATGGTTGAGaaaatatcaccaggttcaatcatcactgggattcatagtctgttactgtccaatttttaagttctcagccctTTTGAGTTTGACGCACTGACTTTACTAATTACACCTGGGCTGCAGCATGGGATTTTAATTACTGCCAGTGTGTAAATTGAAACAACCAATTAAAAAGTCAAAAACCATGTATATGGGACTGTCATATCTTGATGAAAAATGCATAGCTCTGTCTTGCTTCAAATATGGCAGTATCTGGGGCGGCACAAATGTAAATGTcagtgagattatttatttatttatttatttatttttagtcctTCGGAGTCTGACTGTCTGAGCCAAGTCCACTCACTCCCTGTATTGTTAAAAATCCACTGAAACTGTTTCATCCCATGCTGGCACACTGATTTCTGCAGGCAGACAATTATTGCTCCCAATTATTGCTTTCTGTAGTAAGGTATGCTGTTTGTCTAGGATACAGGGTGTTGTAGTTTGGCTTTTCACTGACTCTTCCTGTGTTCTGATAGACCACACCAACATTTGTGGGTTTTATGGATATTTTCTGGGTCTCACGTTTGGGACCATTTTTGTATTGTATGTCAGTGTGGCTGCTCCCAGTAGGTTTAGCTTTGCGCTACTACTGCTAATAAGAGAGACCTGGAGACCTTTGCAAATAACAGTACCATTATTAGTGCATCAGACCCAGAATGCACAATTCAAAAATTCGGTGTGTGTAAGAAATCAGAGAGGTGAGGTTCATAGGTTCTATCATGACTCTAAGAGCTAGAGTCATGTTACGGACAGTAGAAGGAGGTAAATCACTGGAGTAGTATTAGCCAGAGGCAGCAGACATCAGATGTAGGGCCTAATTTTAAGAGGTGCAGAACATCCAGAACACCAGatgtagtcaatgggagctgcaggtgctcagcgtATAAGAAAATCAGGCTCCGAATGGCTCTGTGTATATGGGGAATAGGGGAGAGTGAGCTCCACAGTGGCCCTTGCTAGACCATAGCTCTGCAGCTGCTTACGAGCACACAGAGGAGTGGGAAAGTCAGGCCATGGCCAAGGCCTCAGTCATGCCTGCTCTGAGGCAGACAGCGCTTCCAGCCTCACTGGTGTCCCCTCCTTGCTGGGTGCTGCGTGGGATCACTGTGCGTGGGAAAGGGAAAGACTGTGCATTAAGCCTGTGGCTAATGCATAAGCCCCATTCAGAAAATATACCTCTCATTTGATGCTCTTTCCCATCTTTTCTTAGAATATATTTCTAGActgtgggacagatcctcagctggtatagaattatagaaatgtaggactggaagggacctcgatagatcatctagtccagtcccctgcactgaggcaggattaataTTATcaaaaccatccctgacaagtgtttgtctaatctgttcttataaacctcccatgacagagattccacaccCTACCTAGGTAATTTGTCCCAGTGCTCAACTACCCTTACACTTACATAGTTTTaatctaaatttcccttgctccaatttaagcctattacttcttgtcctgtcctcaatggataaggaaaacaatttatcaccctccaatctgtaacatttaaatatttgaagactCTTATGTCTCCCTTCAGTCTTTTCCAGGGtaaacaaacccacttttttccttgtaggtcatgcttgcaagacctttaataatttttgttgctctcaggTGTAGCTtcctttaagtcaatggagctactctatATTTATAGCACCCAAGGATCTGGCTCCAACTTCAGAAAGACACTGTTGACTATTTCGAAGGCTATATAATACTTAGTACTTATATGTCACTTTATTCtcctttacaaacattgaattaatcctcacaacatccttgtgaggCAGATCAGTAAATGTTATCTTCTTTGGacagctgaggaaactgagcTACAGAGAGTCCaaatttttcaaacttgggtgcctaaaggtAAGGCACCtaaactaaggctacatctatgcTATAAGCCAACAGTTTGATTCCCAGTTCACGCAGACGTACTCGCGCAAGCTCTCATCAAGCCGGCGAACTAAAAATACTAGTGTAGTCGCGGTAGCACAGGTTCAGGCAGGTCTGTGCACGTGGCAGCCAGCCCATGCTACCCTCGCTGCCCGTGCTACCATGGCTATACTATTGTTTTTAGCGTGCTAGCacaatgagagctagcacaagtatgtctgcACGAGCTGGGAATCATTCCCCTAGCTCACAGATAAATGTAGCCACGGTGCCAATTTTTAGAGCAGCCACAATTGCAGCTGGAATCAATGGATGTGGAGAGTGCTTAGCACCTCTAATAATTAGGCTGCTTATTTGAATGCCTAAGGTTAGGTATCCACAATTGAAAAATTGGACTAAGGGGCAAATTCTGCTTCGGTCTCTGTGGAGGGTCCCTTGGCAGGGTGGTTCGTGgcacagggcgggcaggctacaAGAGGCTGTACAGCGTCCTTCATTCATTCTGTAGCAGAGTTTGATGTACATAAAGGCTGCTCTGCTTTTATACATAGTACTGAACATTGACCTCTTCTATTGCAGGCCAAGCTTTCGTCCATCCATATGACAAGACTTCATGCATCTACCAAAACCCCATCTTCAGGCCACTTGAGGGGCTGCAAGGAATTTCAAGAGGGCCAAGATGTTAAATGCCATTGTCACACGAAGGCATGCAAAATATCCTCACCAGATGGCTCGGGATCAACAAGTCGCTCAAACTCGATCCAGGAATTTTCAGAATCCTTTGAGAAGCAACTGCATTTCAAAATCAAGCGCTCAGTTTCTTTGGTAGGTAACCACCATTACGGGTGCTTAGTCCACATAAGaaacaatgagccaaattcatcccattgacttcaatggggatatTCCAAGGATGCATTTGGATTAGTCTCTTAAATGAGGCAGTTTGTACAGTAGCACAAACAGGCTTAGTCTGATAATATATTATTAACCTGAACACCCTTACTGTCGTGCAATTCTCTATACCAGTTGCTGGTGGGATTCCAAAATAAGGCAACTAGCTGGCCTGGACTGACCATGGTGGTAAGATGTTTTAAATGGATTCTCCAGCTGTGCCAATGAAGTGTTACAATATTAAAATTGTGCTGCTTTTTATAGCTGGACAGGTAGCTGCTCATCTTAGCCCTCTTTCCCGTTGCTACTGACCTGTTTAACCATATAGAGTGTTACTCATAAGATGGCCCCTGAAGCATAGGCATTTTACTATATTTTCTATTTGCCTTGATGACACAACCAGTTACAATAGTTTCTGTCTTATAGTTCAGTTTCCTAGGATTTAACACATATTCTCCCGTCTTAACTATTcatcaaaatggagagagaataatacattttagcattttttatTTCAAGGCCTTTCATAAAAGGAACGCAGTCAACTTGAATCACACTGCCTGAAAAGGTTTTACTTATTGTTGCCAGTGAAACTTAAGATTACTAGAACTGAATAAACAGAAgggaaaatatttctctctcattttccaatttgttttctttgcctTTAACAATACTTTGTGTGTAGTCCTTTTCAGCTGTTTGTGTGAGTCTTTCATACAGCAGTATGGGAGAGAAAATCTTTACAAAAAGGagatgtgattgtaaaaccacaaaaaaatcGGTAGATGGACTCTGGAGCAGATCCAAAACCTGAAATGACTTTTAACtcttgttattttttgtttgctagatttcaagttgactctGGTCCAGCAAGGCATTTAAGCAGGTGTCTTAAGCATGagatttcaataggactactcccATTCATTACATTCAGTGGGCCCACTCACATGCTTCTGGGATAGGCACCAGCTTATATAAGTTGCTGAATTCAGCCCCAAAGTGACGAGATTGGCTACCCTATCTCTTTCATAgacaaaagctattttaaaagcaCTGATTAAATTTTCAAGTTGTGAactcttagggccagatcctcatccgGCATTAATTTGCAAAGCTCCACTAAAGTAAATTTGGCCacactggtttacaccagctgatctgtagtttttaaaaagttgtaaaaTATCCTTTAATTTGATGACTTAATATAAAGTGGAGTATGGTACATGGAGAAGAAAGGGCTGGCAGTTGGGAACAGATTCTGACTGGCTTTGAGTGGTGGGACAGAGGGGAGAGATATGTCATAAATGTCCTTCACTTTGCTTGTGCTCCCGGGCAGGAACCAGCCACAAAATCACACTCCTTCGACTCCCTGAACACAAGGACTGCTCCAGGCTCACGAAGATGACAATTATAATGAGGATGATAATTACAGAGTATAAGACTATTGTTATAACTTTATGTGCACCTTTGTAACCTCTTTTTCCCCTTTAGGGACTGCTGAGTtcagaatttatttaatttaggaCCTTGCACTGTCCCTTTTGCTTTTCTCCACATAACTATTCTggtttatttattgtttgcaaGAGTTGCCTATGGCTAGATAGTCTGTAAATGCACAATACGGTTTGGATAAATGTACTGCATATAATACACAAAGTTCTCACTTCTGACAGTACTTTAAAAGGAAACCAGAATGTGTGTAGATAACAGTAGTGTTGCCATGGGGTTTAACTGGGGTATACTTTGGTTCACCTTTCAGGCAGCCTGATCCTTCAAGGTGCTGCTTACATTCAAAGCCCCTTGAAGCCAGTGCAAGTTGAAGGTGTTCGGCACCTTCCAGTATTGGACGTTAGCTGTCAAAAATATGAGAGAGAATTTGAGAGTGCACTTGAACTTGGATTTCAAGTTTAGCCATGAGAATTCCTATTTCTTTGAACACTATAAAAATCCTTGAGGTGGCATTCAATCCATCCTTTACACTGCAACACAGGAAACACACATGGGTGAGAGGCAATCCTATTCAACCTCCATCTTAGTGTGCTGCTTCCCTCTTGAAAGTTGCATTGATGACAGCTAATAACCTTCAGCACCTGTGTTTGGGGAGGTCTTCAGAACCAACAGAGAACATCATCAAGGCATGTGGAGGCTTCATTACAACCTGGATCAAGTGAGAGAGTAGCAAGACAGAGGCTGGGCTGAAATCCCAGGGCTCCTCCTCCCTCATGGCCTTTCAGATGGGTGATCCTACCTGTAGGTGTGCAGCATACCAAGGTTATAGGGGAACACATGTTGCACCCTGCTGGGTTTTAGGGTGACTACTCTGGGGCCATGAGTTTGAGACACTCATGTTAATGCTGATTTGGCACAGGTAGGTGACCAGCATTTTTATAATATCTTTTCGATGAAATAAATTATGAGCTTTTGTCACTCTTTTGGGGATTTGTTTCTAATTTTCTCCATTCTATTTTCCTTTCAGCAACCAGAGGGCATGAAAGAGAGGAGAGAGCGAGGGAGGATGTGCAAGAGCAGATCTCACaagaaagagggagggaagagggagccaaaggaagagcaggaggaagaagaaagacCAGAGATTTCTGCTGGAAAACAAAGCTAATAGCTTCCATCCTCAGGAGGCATTAAAAAGAGAGATTTCTGCATAAAAGGTTACAGTGTATTGGAGCCATTTACTGAAAGAGTAAAGtgagttttgttgttttgttttgattagaGGCCAGTTAGCTGAAGTAAAgtaaactttaatttttaaaataaaattattacagtGATACTTTTGAAGCTGTGTTTCTATTGTCCTCTTTTTACTTTCTCCATTATAAGCGTGACACTTGCTTTAAGGAGAGTGCGTGCCTAGTTGGATCAAGGTTTAAGTGAGCCCTGCATCATTTTAATCTGGATTTCAGTCAGATTTAGAGTTATCACAGCAGTGGACATGCTCATTTAAAAGGAGAATGAACACAGATTGCAGACCCTTGCAAAATCACATGTAACCCGCttcatttaaatttttgttaaaaattggAAATTGAGCCCAGACTTACCAAGAGGTTTGAGAAAGAAAAACGTCACACAAACTGCCAAGGGCTGCACAGCTCTGATAGTTGGTTTGGTTTGTcttgtaaatgaaaaatttctttttttaaccaccccCCAAACTTTTATTGAAGCAATAAAACAAAAGGGAATACACAGCTTTCACTGAATATATCACTGGCTCTGTTTGAATCCAGGCTCTTGCTGCTGCCCCGCCTGTCCCTGTTATACCTCATTGCTTCATCCCACCATGTTTCCTTACCCTTTATTATCCCTCCGTGTTACCCTTGCTCCACCTCATCTCTCCCCACCATGCCCCCAATGTCAAGTTCCCCACCCGTGAACTAATGCATCCTCCCACTTCTGCCCCCAGGCCTCACTCATCTACCTCAATCTCTCTTGTGCTGGTCCTCCCCGCCCCATTTACTGTCTCACTTACCCACTCCACAATTCCTGTGAACCCTCATTGTCTCATTTCCGACCTTATCTCTCTTATGCCCCTGTAATCCAAAAACTTCCTCAATAAAACCAGACTAACCCTCACCAATCTGTGTTCTTCAGGGAGATTGCCAAGAGAGAACATTGGTCCCACAATCCAACGAAGCAGGAATGTTCAGTGGAAGGGTAGCAGCCCTTTACCTTTACCACTTGTTCCACTTCCATGATTAGGGTCTTTGCCAAATGAAGGGAGCTGGGCTCCTGGTCTGCCTTTTCTAAGCAGGGCCTAGAGAAGCCCCATCTCCCAAAGGATGAAGTTTCCCTGTACTCAGGGGAAAGTCCCACCACATATGGGCAAGATTTCCTTCTGGGCACAGGAAAAATCTGCCCAGGTGATGGGACTTACCTCagggaaaaaaagaactagataagtccatggaggataggtccatcaatggctattaaccaggatggccagggatggtgtccctagcctctgtttgccagaagctgggaatgggcgacaggggatggatcacttgatgattatctgttctgttcatttcctccgggtcacctggcattggccactgtcggaagacaggatacaaggctagatggacctttggtctgacccagtatggctgttcttatgtaacccTCTCTATTACGGGAAGGGCTTTCCTAGGCTTTGCCTATAGAAAACAAGGACAGGATAACACTGTTAGGTAAGATGGAAGGCTAATGACAGTACAGGCAAGAGTCAAAAATTTTTTGGTTGTCCTAACTGTGATTTTCCATGATTAGCAAAAATCTTGTCACTTTAAAGCAAAGTAGAGCCTCAATTTTGAATTTCCAAACTTTTAAAAGTTTAGGTTGTCTGTAAAGCTTTTCAAAAACTTAGCTCCATcttaattttgtgtttgtttcagaGTAGAAAAAAGGTGATTGACCTGTAGTTAGTGTCTgttaaatgtttttcctttgtaGCAAACgttattaaattaataaacacaaatgaaaaaacTAAAGATGTGCTCATTTACAGTCGTCATTAGTGGGTTCCTTCCATGTTCAAACTGGAATTTCACACAGTCCTTCTTTCATACAAACTGCTATGCTGATGCAGTTTTCTTtaactaaaatttaaaaattacattacacAACAATTTAGGATAGAAGCTGTCACAGCTACTGGGTGAGCTACGCTTTGGACCCCTTTGCAGTCCCTCTTGAGCaatgtttttcaaacttttttactggtgacccctttcacatagctagcctctgagtgcaaccccctcccccataaattaaaaacactttgtatatatttaataccattataaatgctggaggcaaagcgggatttggggtggaggctgacagctcgcaaccccctgaggggtcccgacccccagtttgagaacccttgctctTGAGTGTACCCCTCAGGTGGCAGGCTTCACCTCTCTCAGGGATGGAAACCTGCAGTTCAGCCATTCTTAGACTGGTTCTCTGGGTTGCAGTCCCCCCTGTTTCCCAACCATGTTAACatgacagggccagctctagtcGGACCTGCAAGAAAATTCCCTCCAGGAACATGACATCAGTGGCTGATTGAAATTATTCAAAACAGCTTCTTCTTCCAAACCAATGTATTGTTTATTTGGCCAAAGGCAAATGGCAATCAGAAAAAAAGGTTAAAGGCCTATTTGTCAGGTCCAAAAGCTTAATTATGAATTGCAAATTGAAGTAGATGTGGGAAGctgatctggaaaaaaacaagTCACGTGTTCCCTCAAAATGCTCATAAACAACTAATACCGATGAAATGAGCTAGTTTTAAAGCAAAGGCCTCTATCACTGGAGCTAAAGGAGAACTAGCTAGCGGCAGGAGTAGGTGTTTTAGTTTCTCTGTGGGGCAGTCACTGAAGGGTGACATCACACATGTGTCTGTGCACATTTTAAAGCCAGTACACTATGCCTCCCCTGACTCATTAGGGATAGGTAATGCTCTGTTAAAATAATCTCCTCTGCTGTGTTTCCTAACACCTAGGACTGACTGGTATACTCTCCTCTGGGAAGTGAATCCAGGGGTACACAGAGAAATTCTTCTGTAATAGGCATCTCAACAGCAGGCTCCCTCTGTAACAAGATGATTTCTAAGAGGACTATCAAAACTGTTTACAGTATCACTCCCCACGGTTTTAGGTTTGTGAATGTTCAGCATCACAGCAGAATAAAAATACCCTGATGCTTCTGATGTATTGTTTAA
The DNA window shown above is from Trachemys scripta elegans isolate TJP31775 chromosome 1, CAS_Tse_1.0, whole genome shotgun sequence and carries:
- the LNP1 gene encoding leukemia NUP98 fusion partner 1 isoform X2, yielding MPGRGQGEALPCAARPGSPQTRGGGATCRRSGVRAVPAPSPGLRHRRVGATCWRRGAKLSSIHMTRLHASTKTPSSGHLRGCKEFQEGQDVKCHCHTKACKISSPDGSGSTSRSNSIQEFSESFEKQLHFKIKRSVSLQPEGMKERRERGRMCKSRSHKKEGGKREPKEEQEEEERPEISAGKQS